One part of the Dermacentor silvarum isolate Dsil-2018 chromosome 6, BIME_Dsil_1.4, whole genome shotgun sequence genome encodes these proteins:
- the LOC119455564 gene encoding exodeoxyribonuclease-like, producing the protein MSGDNFVTLCTSLGGYGFRFPEHVTEMATLTGSFSRPFAAFASLFCCSEQVQRSRHLYRCSSEFFAMGKSDAKRTSKRKRGGDGETADTEQHSAAANNAQETSKKPKSEAGEQDGSGDVNKKPWNLKLCSWNVNGVRAWLGKDGLEYLKREQPDVFAIQETKCSDSKLPPEIKSVDGYHSYFLAGDQEGYSGVGLMSKIKPLDVKYGIGVEKHDKEGRVITAEFEKFYLVAVYVPNAGKKLVRLDYRMDWDKDFRAYLKELETKKPVVLCGDMNVAHQEIDLANPKTNKKNAGFTQEERDSFSTLLDSGFVDSFRHLYPDKKGAYTFWTYMMNARAKNVGWRLDYFILSNALESNISDSLIHSEVMGSDHCPVVLLLNV; encoded by the coding sequence ATGTCAGGTGATAATTTTGTCACCCTATGCACCAGTTTAGGGGGTTACGGCTTCCGTTTTCCCGAGCACGTGACTGAAATGGCAACTCTGACAGGCTCTTTTTCGCGCCCGTTTGCGGCTTTCGCTTCGCTGTTTTGTTGCTCGGAGCAGGTTCAGAGATCGAGACATTTGTACCGCTGCTCAAGTGAATTCTTCGCAATGGGAAAATCAGATGCGAAAAGGACGTCAAAAAGGAAGCGCGGTGGAGACGGAGAAACGGCGGACACGGAACAACACAGTGCGGCTGCGAATAACGCGCAAGAAACGTCAAAGAAACCGAAGTCGGAAGCCGGCGAGCAAGATGGAAGCGGAGACGTAAATAAGAAGCCGTGGAACTTAAAACTGTGCTCTTGGAACGTCAATGGAGTGCGCGCCTGGCTTGGGAAAGACGGTCTTGAATACCTAAAGAGGGAGCAACCCGACGTCTTCGCCATCCAAgaaaccaagtgctccgattcgAAGTTGCCTCCGGAAATCAAGAGCGTCGACGGCTATCATTCGTACTTTTTAGCTGGAGACCAAGAGGGTTACTCCGGAGTTGGGCTTATGTCGAAAATAAAACCGCTTGACGTCAAGTACGGAATCGGTGTGGAGAAGCACGACAAGGAAGGAAGAGTGATAACAGCGGAGTTTGAAAAATTCTACCTCGTCGCCGTCTACGTTCCAAACGCCGGAAAGAAGTTAGTGCGGCTGGATTACCGCATGGACTGGGACAAAGACTTTCGCGCCTATTTAAAGGAACTAGAGACCAAAAAGCCAGTTGTTCTTTGCGGCGACATGAACGTCGCGCATCAAGAGATCGATCTCGCCAACCCCAAAACGAACAAAAAGAATGCTGGCTTTACTCAAGAGGAACGCGACAGCTTTTCAACCCTGCTGGATAGCGGTTTCGTGGACTCGTTCAGGCACCTCTACCCGGACAAGAAAGGAGCGTACACCTTTTGGACTTACATGATGAACGCCAGAGCCAAAAATGTTGGCTGGAGGCTGGACTACTTCATCCTGTCCAATGCTTTAGAAAGCAACATAAGCGACAGCTTAATTCACAGCGAGGTGATGGGGAGTGATCATTGCCCTGTTGTTCTATTGCTGAACGTTTGA